The Chromatiales bacterium genomic sequence CCGTGCCGTGACCGTGGCCGGTTGCGGCCTGATATCAATCATTGCATCGGGCTGCGCCAGTCCGCCGCTGCCTGAGCTCACCAGCGCACATCCGGCCAGCGTCAATGCGCCGGCCGGTCATATTCCCGCTGCGACCGGAACTCTGGCGGTTGTCCCGGTCAGCCCGCGCGCGATGCCCGGCGCGATGGATCATTCCGGACATGCGGGCATGGACCATTCCGCACACGGGGGAATGGATCACACCGGGCATCACGGGAGCCAGCCATGACCACTCATCGACTACGTGGCGCGTGCCCGGCGCTCGCAGCGCTCGCGCTGCTCGGCGGTTGTGCGAGCGTTCCGGAAAACGCCGGCCTGGCTGCCGTCAACGAGCGGGTCGCTCCCGCCACCGGCCAGACGCTGATCCAGCGCCGTGATGCCGAGTCGGACGCCGCTGCGCGTGCCGAGGTCGCGCGATTGCTGGCGCGGCCGCTCAGTGCGGACGATGTCGTTCGGGTGGCCCTGCTGAACAACTTCGAGTTGCAGTCGGCGCTGGCCGATCTGGGCATCGCGCGCGCCGAACTGATGCAGGCCTCGCTGGTGCCGAATCCGGTGTTTCACGGCGAGTGGAAATGGGAGCACGGCGAAGGTCGGCCACTGGTCGACATCGGCCTGATGCAACCCATCCAGGGTCTGCTGACGCTGCCGGCGCGAAAGCGTGCGGCCAGCGCGAGTTTCGACCTGCGCAAGATCGAGGTTGCCGACGCGGTGTTCGGACTGGTGCGTGAGACTCGCGTGGCGGTCGTCGAGTTGCAGGCCGAAAAGGCGCGCTGCGCGCTGCTCGAGGAGGTTGCCGGGTCCGCTTCCGCCTCGCTCGACGTGGCCCGTCGGCTGCACGCGGCCGGCAATCTGACCGACCGCGATCTCGATCGCCGCCAGGCCATGGAGGCCGAGGCGCGGCTGGCCCTGGCGGAGTCCGAAGAGGCCGTCGCGATGCGCGTGGAGGCATTGAACCAGGTCATGGGCGTGTTCGGCGACGACACGCGCTGGCGTCTGGCCGACGACCTGACCGAACCCGAACGATCGCCGCCGGATACCGCTGGCATCGAGCGCGCCGCCATCGAGGCCAGCCTGAGCCTGGCCGCCGCGCGTGCGCGGCTCGAAACGGCCGCGGAACGGGTCGGCATCGAAAACACGCAGTCGCTGTTCCGGCATCTGGAACTCGGGCCCGTGCATGAGCACAAGGGCGGTGAGCGCGAATACGGCTTCGGCTTGGGCTTCGAACTGCCGCTGTTTGACGTCGGTCAGGGCCAGCGCGCCGCCGCGCAGGCGATGTTCATCAAGCGTTCGGCCGAATATCGCGCGACCGCGCTCGCGGTGCGCTCGGCGGCGCGCAGCGCCGCGCTGCGCCTGTCGGCTGCGGACGACAAGGCGCGCTACACACGCGAGGTGCTCGCACCACTCGCGCAGCGACAGTTCGCAGGCAAGGTGCTTGAATACAACGCCATGCAGATCGGTGTGTTTCGCCTGTTGAGCGCATTTGATGCACAGACAGCAATGAAACGTCGCCTGATCGACGCAACCCGCGACTACTGGCTGGCCCTGATTGACATCGGTGCGCTGCATGCCGGGCATACACCCGCGTCAGGCACCATGACCGCCGGCTCGACGGCTGCAATGCCCATGGCCGGCGGCAGCGATGGAGGACACTGACATGAAGCTCACACGTCGAAACCTGCTGACTGGCGCGGCGGTCGCCGCCGGCGCCGCTGCGCTGGCCTCGCGAAGCACACAGGCCGCACCGCGCTGGGACCGCTCCTACAGCGGGCTGGATCAACCCGACACCCCACGCAAGCCGGGCATGCCCGGCGTCGACTACCGTCCGGTCGAAACCCCGGGTGGCGCGAGCCTGCCGTGGAAGGTCGTCGATGGCGTGAAGGTCTATCACCTGATCGCCGAAGAGGTCGAGCACGAGTTCGCGCCGGGCATGCAGGCGACCTGCTGGGGCTACAACGGCCGTGTGCACGGCCCGACCATCGAGGCCGTGGAGGGTGACCGCGTTCGCATCTACGTGACCAATCGTCTGATAGCGCCGACCACCGTGCACTGGCATGGCGTGTTCCTGCCCAACGGCATGGATGGCGTGGGTGGCCTGAACCAGCGCGCGATCCAGCCCGGTGAAACCTATCGGTACGAATGGACGTTCCGCCAGCACGGCACCTTCATGTATCACTCGCATCATGACGAGATGACGCAGATGGGTCTTGGTCTCATGGGCATGATCGTCGTGCATCCGCGCGGCCAGACCGCGAGCGATTTCGTCGATCGCGACTTCGCGATCATGCTGAGCGAGTGGAAGCTCGAGCCGGGCGCGCGCAGGCCCGACCCGAACGAAATGACCGATTTCAACATTCTTACGATGAATGCGAAGTGCTACCCGGGAACCGCGCCGCTGGTCTGCAAGACCGGCGATCGTGTGCGGCTGCGCATCGGCAACCTGTCGGCGATGGATCATCATCCGATCCATCTGCACGGGCACTACTTCCGCGTGGTCGCG encodes the following:
- a CDS encoding TolC family protein, with protein sequence MTTHRLRGACPALAALALLGGCASVPENAGLAAVNERVAPATGQTLIQRRDAESDAAARAEVARLLARPLSADDVVRVALLNNFELQSALADLGIARAELMQASLVPNPVFHGEWKWEHGEGRPLVDIGLMQPIQGLLTLPARKRAASASFDLRKIEVADAVFGLVRETRVAVVELQAEKARCALLEEVAGSASASLDVARRLHAAGNLTDRDLDRRQAMEAEARLALAESEEAVAMRVEALNQVMGVFGDDTRWRLADDLTEPERSPPDTAGIERAAIEASLSLAAARARLETAAERVGIENTQSLFRHLELGPVHEHKGGEREYGFGLGFELPLFDVGQGQRAAAQAMFIKRSAEYRATALAVRSAARSAALRLSAADDKARYTREVLAPLAQRQFAGKVLEYNAMQIGVFRLLSAFDAQTAMKRRLIDATRDYWLALIDIGALHAGHTPASGTMTAGSTAAMPMAGGSDGGH
- a CDS encoding copper oxidase, with translation MPGVDYRPVETPGGASLPWKVVDGVKVYHLIAEEVEHEFAPGMQATCWGYNGRVHGPTIEAVEGDRVRIYVTNRLIAPTTVHWHGVFLPNGMDGVGGLNQRAIQPGETYRYEWTFRQHGTFMYHSHHDEMTQMGLGLMGMIVVHPRGQTASDFVDRDFAIMLSEWKLEPGARRPDPNEMTDFNILTMNAKCYPGTAPLVCKTGDRVRLRIGNLSAMDHHPIHLHGHYFRVVATDGGDIPREGQWPETTVLVPVGSTRDCEFIADAPGDWAMHCHMTHHVMNQMGHGIPNMIGADVRGLERTISPFVPSYMTMGHDGMGEHGAHIESGHMAVPDNSLPMVGAWGPYDYITMGGMFTIVKVRDRLANYADPGWYEIPAGTQSVAATAAELVRDGIET